In the Phycisphaerales bacterium genome, one interval contains:
- a CDS encoding sodium-dependent transporter, with amino-acid sequence MAKERAQWGSRLGFILAAAGSAVGLGNIWKFPYITGQNGGGLFVLIYLGCILLVGLPIMMAEIMIGRSSQRQPVGAFKKLESSSSGWTIVGWFGVIAGFLILSFYIVVAGWAMDYTLKSVVNFTQPIYEKAEADSLDYRAHVSADEMRSHLIDQRANESIAEHEENLQVTMSPRTWQAYQSIEQALANGAFGTRPLDSNDLASWKQSRQGALDAVLSDETLGQLWSTETFNEFGDDLEYRNEANTEATQFYAPMSDEEVKTLATEQHRRDAISTSVTTVFLELLKDGWTASFWAAIFMLLTILIVSNGVSAGIERACKVLMPLLVFLICVMVVYGFFQRGFEEAVSFVFKPDASRLKPSGVLEALGHAFFTLSLGMGAMITYGSYQKSKKSLLGQSFAIAGIDTLIALLACMMMFPIIFSYDQEPGAGPGLVFMSMPLAFAEMGQGGLILGIIFFALLVFAALTSAISLLEVVSSYFIDERNWSRRKAAWLLGGIIFAFGVIAAFANSPGFKLASWEPGYGQNFFDTLDYLTSNWMLPLGGLFIAIYAGWFMPRKLRMAEMEDMAGGLVMLWFLLIRFVAPALVIVVLLQKIGFIDADEFFYAIGF; translated from the coding sequence ATGGCCAAAGAGCGAGCCCAATGGGGCAGCAGACTAGGATTCATTCTTGCAGCAGCAGGCTCCGCTGTGGGCCTTGGCAATATCTGGAAGTTTCCTTATATCACCGGCCAGAATGGCGGCGGACTGTTCGTACTGATTTATCTTGGCTGCATCTTATTGGTGGGATTACCCATCATGATGGCCGAAATAATGATCGGCCGATCATCTCAACGGCAACCAGTTGGCGCCTTTAAGAAACTTGAGAGCAGCTCTTCCGGTTGGACTATTGTGGGCTGGTTCGGTGTGATTGCTGGCTTTCTGATTCTCTCCTTCTACATTGTTGTTGCAGGGTGGGCGATGGACTACACGCTGAAGAGCGTGGTCAATTTTACCCAACCTATTTATGAAAAAGCAGAAGCTGACTCCCTCGACTATCGGGCACACGTGAGCGCTGATGAAATGCGATCTCACCTGATCGATCAACGTGCAAATGAGTCCATTGCTGAGCATGAAGAAAACTTACAAGTCACCATGAGCCCACGGACATGGCAGGCATATCAGTCAATCGAGCAAGCACTCGCGAACGGTGCTTTTGGGACAAGACCTCTTGATTCAAACGACCTCGCCAGCTGGAAACAATCACGCCAAGGCGCTTTAGACGCAGTTTTATCTGATGAGACACTAGGACAGCTGTGGTCAACTGAAACGTTCAATGAATTTGGTGATGACCTTGAGTATCGCAACGAAGCCAATACTGAGGCAACGCAATTTTATGCGCCGATGAGTGATGAAGAAGTCAAGACTCTGGCCACCGAACAACATCGACGGGATGCTATTTCAACCAGTGTCACAACAGTTTTTCTAGAACTACTCAAAGATGGTTGGACTGCTAGCTTTTGGGCGGCCATCTTCATGCTGCTCACCATACTCATCGTGTCGAATGGTGTTTCTGCTGGCATTGAACGGGCCTGCAAGGTCCTGATGCCACTGCTTGTCTTCTTGATCTGTGTCATGGTTGTCTATGGCTTCTTTCAAAGGGGATTTGAAGAAGCCGTTTCGTTTGTCTTTAAACCTGATGCTTCGAGACTGAAACCCAGCGGTGTCCTTGAGGCACTTGGACATGCCTTCTTTACCTTGTCGCTGGGTATGGGTGCCATGATTACCTACGGCTCCTACCAAAAAAGCAAAAAGTCACTTCTGGGGCAGAGTTTTGCGATCGCCGGCATTGACACGCTGATCGCACTACTCGCTTGCATGATGATGTTTCCCATCATCTTTTCCTACGACCAAGAACCTGGAGCCGGTCCGGGACTCGTCTTTATGAGCATGCCACTTGCATTTGCGGAGATGGGTCAAGGCGGCTTGATACTGGGCATCATTTTCTTTGCACTCCTGGTCTTCGCGGCGTTAACGTCGGCCATTAGTTTGCTCGAAGTCGTTTCTTCTTACTTCATCGACGAACGAAATTGGTCACGTCGCAAGGCCGCGTGGCTTCTGGGCGGTATTATCTTTGCTTTCGGGGTCATAGCCGCTTTTGCGAACTCACCAGGCTTCAAGTTAGCCTCATGGGAACCAGGCTATGGCCAGAACTTCTTTGATACGCTTGACTATCTAACTTCGAACTGGATGCTTCCACTTGGTGGACTCTTCATCGCCATCTATGCTGGCTGGTTCATGCCACGCAAACTCCGTATGGCAGAGATGGAAGATATGGCTGGAGGCTTGGTCATGCTGTGGTTCTTGCTTATTCGTTTTGTTGCGCCCGCTTTGGTCATCGTTGTTCTGCTTCAAAAAATCGGTTTTATTGATGCAGATGAGTTCTTCTACGCGATTGGCTTTTAA
- a CDS encoding amino acid carrier protein, translating to MEAFNQFLDAVNSVIWADWVLYAVLAVGVLFTLFSGFCQYRALVHGTAVVTGRYDNKDDPGAINHFQALSAALSATVGLGNIAGVALAIALGGPGAVFWMWIVGLAGMALKTTSVTLSMLYRNVDDPENPHGGPMWVAEKGLSQWNFHRLGVFVGFIFCITLLISAITGGNMFQAWNVAEMTQEVAPEIPKLGVGIVLAILVGLVIIGGIKRIGHVAGFLVPFMCVAYIAAGLVVLAMNISVIPEMISLIFKSAFSPQEAGNAFLGGSAGYAFLWGMKRALFSSEAGQGSSPIAHSAAKTNEPVREALVAGIEPFIDTLVVCTITALVILSTGAWDRDHESTLANEPQLIMVELDAEAATSTWNVGQKGEFPLSSLKNSEIANPESIEDDSIPSIAWFVPLPDKSEEAQSLTGKNWQQEDRAFVVAQTGNKSKDTNSDLVRVGGRVVKKDDGTHAMVFEPNALESNGAEKPTFRSLAVYKEYPGATLTAHAFDRSIPGLGTWLVLVAAWLFAISTMISWSYYGEQGMVYMLGEWSAVPYKVVYCAMIIVATLGFMESDKDLDNLTALGTGVMLWANIPIMLIFGFIAMKTYRSYIDRLRSGEFKSTKHRNKDVNAD from the coding sequence ATGGAAGCCTTTAATCAATTTCTTGATGCAGTAAACAGTGTTATCTGGGCCGACTGGGTGCTCTATGCCGTGCTTGCGGTTGGAGTGCTTTTCACCTTGTTTAGTGGCTTCTGCCAGTATCGAGCTTTAGTGCACGGCACCGCTGTCGTCACTGGCCGCTATGACAACAAAGACGATCCAGGTGCTATCAATCACTTTCAAGCACTTTCTGCTGCTCTCTCGGCAACAGTCGGTTTGGGCAATATCGCCGGCGTTGCATTAGCCATTGCGCTTGGTGGGCCTGGTGCCGTTTTCTGGATGTGGATTGTTGGACTTGCCGGCATGGCACTGAAAACAACATCTGTCACACTTTCCATGCTCTACCGAAACGTTGATGATCCCGAAAACCCACACGGTGGTCCAATGTGGGTTGCTGAAAAAGGTCTTTCTCAGTGGAACTTCCACCGACTTGGTGTGTTTGTCGGTTTTATTTTCTGCATCACGTTGCTCATTTCAGCCATTACTGGTGGCAACATGTTCCAAGCGTGGAACGTGGCGGAAATGACACAAGAGGTCGCCCCTGAAATTCCCAAACTCGGAGTGGGAATTGTGCTGGCAATCCTTGTTGGTCTCGTCATTATTGGCGGCATCAAACGAATTGGTCATGTCGCAGGTTTTCTAGTGCCATTTATGTGTGTTGCATACATTGCTGCTGGCCTTGTTGTGCTCGCAATGAACATCTCTGTGATACCTGAGATGATTTCGCTTATTTTCAAGAGCGCCTTTTCACCGCAAGAAGCTGGTAATGCCTTCCTTGGCGGATCAGCAGGGTATGCATTCTTATGGGGCATGAAACGCGCACTGTTTTCAAGTGAAGCTGGACAAGGGTCCTCGCCCATTGCCCATAGTGCTGCAAAGACAAATGAACCGGTTCGTGAAGCGTTGGTCGCTGGTATTGAGCCTTTTATCGACACGCTGGTTGTCTGCACAATTACAGCATTGGTCATCCTCTCAACTGGCGCCTGGGATCGTGACCATGAGTCAACTTTGGCCAACGAGCCACAATTGATTATGGTTGAACTTGATGCCGAGGCCGCAACCAGTACTTGGAATGTCGGGCAAAAGGGTGAATTCCCATTAAGCAGCCTTAAGAACTCGGAGATTGCCAATCCAGAATCCATCGAAGATGATTCCATCCCCTCGATTGCATGGTTTGTTCCATTGCCTGATAAATCCGAAGAAGCTCAATCACTGACAGGTAAGAATTGGCAGCAAGAAGATCGCGCCTTCGTGGTGGCTCAAACAGGCAACAAAAGCAAAGACACCAACTCCGACCTTGTTCGGGTTGGAGGTCGTGTGGTCAAGAAGGACGATGGCACACATGCCATGGTTTTTGAACCAAATGCACTCGAGTCAAACGGTGCAGAGAAACCAACTTTTAGATCACTTGCTGTCTACAAAGAGTATCCCGGCGCCACACTCACAGCACATGCATTTGACCGGTCAATTCCTGGCCTCGGTACATGGCTGGTCCTGGTTGCTGCTTGGCTCTTTGCCATATCAACCATGATCTCATGGTCTTATTACGGCGAGCAGGGCATGGTCTATATGCTCGGCGAATGGTCTGCCGTCCCCTATAAAGTGGTCTATTGTGCGATGATCATCGTGGCAACGCTAGGCTTCATGGAATCTGACAAGGACTTAGACAACCTCACCGCCTTGGGAACTGGGGTGATGCTTTGGGCCAATATCCCAATCATGTTGATATTTGGGTTTATTGCGATGAAGACCTATCGGTCGTACATAGATCGCCTTCGATCGGGCGAGTTTAAGTCCACAAAGCACAGGAACAAGGATGTCAACGCAGACTGA